The following coding sequences are from one Humulus lupulus chromosome X, drHumLupu1.1, whole genome shotgun sequence window:
- the LOC133806236 gene encoding uncharacterized protein LOC133806236, with translation MAILDVCRLNKIGIGALLETKLKGARINDVMTSTFAGWNFYSSSILEGRILLIWKAHLVKIDILQESDQLLHSRVCLLGRSHDYCISIVYGSNHLETRKVLWYDLSTVQRPVKPWIILGDFNVVFNVDDRLGGRPISVKEMEDARQWLDLGEAAEMKSLGPAYTWSNKQDGGARIFSKLDRVFSNESWSDTFPLAAAVAQWDVVSDHCFLLIKQVDFRRSGVKPFRFYNMWADNAKFRETDLSSWNALLEGQGLVKLVGKLTRLKHILKKFNWRSMGDVVCNYEESKNKFQLAQAALHSDPMNAFLLDKERVAQLDYSKHETTYASFIRQKSKITWLRFGDENSSFFMLHFKNHLGYASRFTGRIDPSCIGHGPVLNFDDQMKLIKSLTLQDVRLALFGIHSVKIPGPDGYGAGFFKTLWKDICKEVSMAVLDFFETGRIPHLLNDTLISLISKVDHPSLASDIRLIACCNTIYKCISKMLSNWLAIVLYSLINLNQGAFIKHRSLAYNVLIFQDLIKGYNRKNSSPRRTMKLDLSKAYDTIDWDFLENLLNTLFFPSQFIKLIMVCLQGSSYSLVLNGRIQGHFKGGKGLRQGDPISPLLFVIVMEYLTRLLIKASKENRFRFHPMCKSLNRISLYFADDLILFCKGTSSSVQVIREVFSEFSISSGLKINYSKIYIGGVPAEIKARILVCSKLNEGVFLLKYLGVPLRPTKWKATDWDSLWDHVLKHDSSCYWQKLISFCSSISRSTLEAVVIKGKLHLGTLYVQLLSCECIEYERTIWCKLSVPKHRFIFWHAVNQHLLTRDLLYLRHVVVASVLCPVCGLVEESHGHLFFECIFSKKVLQLVSNWLGGVTWPEKYKDWTAWITNRKSGWLHHIVAATLAASIYFIWLNRNSCYFGDSCFTIFKVDHLIRYSVKARVLNISSRHLSTRERQMIEFVNCM, from the exons ATGGCAATATTGGATGTCTGCAGATTGAATAAAATTGGTATTGGGGCATTGCTTGAAACAAAACTCAAAGGAGCTAGAATAAATGATGTAATGACTTCAACTTTTGCTGGTTGGAATTTTTATAGCAGTTCTATTTTGGAGGGTCGAATTTTGCTAATATGGAAAGCTCATCTGGTGAAGATTGATATTCTTCAGGAGAGTGATCAACTCTTACACAGTAGAGTTTGTTTGCTTGGTAGGAGCCATGATTATTGTATCTCTATAGTCTATGGTTCTAATCATTTGGAGACTAGGAAAGTATTATGGTATGATTTATCTACTGTTCAGAGGCCTGTTAAGCCTTGGATCATTTTGGGAGACTTTAATGTTGTTTTTAATGTAGATGATAGACTTGGTGGAAGACCTATTTCTGTGAAGGAAATGGAGGATGCTCGCCAGTGGCTAGATTTAGGGGAGGCTGCCGAAATGAAGTCCTTGGGGCCAGCTTACACTTGGTCTAATAAACAAGACGGGGGAGCTCGCATTTTCTCCAAGTTGGACAGAGTTTTTTCTAATGAGAGTTGGAGTGATACCTTCCCGTTGGCTGCTGCTGTTGCTCAATGGGATGTGGTTTCTGATCACTGTTTCCTTCTTATCAAACAAGTGGATTTCAGAAGGTCGGGAGTGAAGCCTTTTCGGTTCTATAATATGTGGGCTGATAATGCAAAATTTAGGGAGACTGATCTATCTAGCTGGAATGCTCTTTTAGAGGGCCAAGGGTTGGTTAAACTTGTTGGGAAACTCACTAGACTCAAACATATTTTGAAGAAGTTTAATTGGAGATCTATGGGAGATGTTGTTTGTAACTATGAGGAAAGTAAAAATAAATTTCAGCTGGCCCAAGCTGCTCTTCACTCGGATCCTATGAATGCCTTCTTACTGGATAAAGAAAGAGTAGCTCAGTTGGATTACAGTAAGCATGAGACGACTTATGCTAGTTTTATTCGCCAAAAAAGTAAAATCACTTGGCTCCGCTTTGGTGATGAAAACTCCTCATTTTTCATGCTA CATTTTAAGAATCATTTGGGCTATGCTAGCAGGTTTACTGGTCGTATTGATCCCAGTTGTATTGGTCACGGTCCGGTTCTGAATTTTGATGATCAGATGAAGTTAATAAAGTCGCTTACCCTCCAAGATGTTCGTTTAGCCTTGTTCGGTATTCACTCAGTCAAAATTCCTGGCCCGGATGGTTATGGGGCGGGTTTCTTCAAAACTCTATGGAAGGATATATGCAAGGAAGTTTCTATGGCTGTTTTGGACTTCTTTGAAACAGGCAGAATTCCTCACTTGCTCAATGATACCCTCATTTCTCTCATTTCAAAAGTGGATCACCCATCTTTGGCTTCTGATATCAGACTGATCGCTTGTTGCAATACCATATACAAATGCATTTCTAAAATGCTTAGTAACTGGTTGGCTATTGTTCTCTATTCTCTGATCAATCTTAATCAAGGAGCTTTTATAAAGCATAGATCTCTGGCTTACAATGTCCTTATTTTTCAAGATTTAATTAAGGGGTACAATAGGAAAAATAGCTCCCCTCGGCGCACAATGAAACTTGATCTAAGTAAGGCGTATGATACTATTGACTGGGATTTCTTGGAGAATTTACTTAATACGCTTTTCTTTCCTAGTCAGTTCATAAAATTGATTATGGTTTGCTTGCAGGGCTCGTCTTATTCTCTGGTTCTAAATGGTAGGATTCAAGGGCACTTTAAAGGAGGAAAAGGGCTTAGGCAAGGAGATCCCATTTCTCCTTTGCTATTTGTTATTGTGATGGAGTATCTCACCCGTCTGTTGATTAAGGCTTCCAAGGAAAATCGGTTCAGATTTCATCCAATGTGTAAGTCTTTGAATCGAATTAGTCTTTACTTTGCTGACGACCTCATTCTTTTTTGCAAAGGTACCTCCTCCTCTGTGCAAGTTATTCGAGAGGTGTTTTCTGAGTTTAGCATCTCTTCGGGTCTAAAGATTAATTACTCTAAAATTTACATTGGAGGAGTTCCAGCTGAGATTAAAGCTAGAATATTGGTCTGTTCGAAGCTGAATGAGGGTGTTTTTCTGCTGAAATACCTTGGGGTTCCTCTTAGGCCTACCAAGTGGAAGGCTACTGACT GGGATAGCCTCTGGGATCATGTGTTAAAGCATGACTCTAGTTGTTATTGGCAAAAACTTATCTCATTCTGTAGTTCTATTTCTCGCTCCACTTTGGAGGCCGTTGTGATAAAGGGTAAACTTCATTTGGGTACCCTGTATGTTCAACTTCTTTCTTGTGAGTGTATAGAGTATGAGAGAACTATTTGGTGCAAGCTATCTGTTCCTAAGCACAGATTTATTTTTTGGCACGCTGTTAATCAGCACCTGCTTACTAGAGATTTGTTGTACCTTCGTCATGTTGTTGTTGCTTCTGTGCTATGCCCGGTTTGTGGACTTGTTGAAGAAAGTCATGGCCATTTATTTTTTGAGTGTATCTTCTCCAAGAAGGTTTTGCAGCTTGTTTCCAACTGGCTTGGAGGGGTTACTTGGCCTGAAAAATACAAGGACTGGACTGCTTGGATAACCAATAGGAAGTCTGGTTGGCTTCATCACATTGTGGCTGCAACTCTTGCTGCTTCCATTTATTTCATTTGGTTAAATCGTAATTCTTGCTATTTTGGAGATAGTTGTTTTACTATTTTTAAAGTTGATCATTTGATTAGGTACTCTGTTAAAGCTAGAGTTCTTAACATTTCTTCTAGGCATTTATCTACTAGAGAACGGCAAATGATTGAGTTTGTGAATTGCATGTAA